The Vanessa atalanta chromosome 7, ilVanAtal1.2, whole genome shotgun sequence genomic interval ttttcctttaaagatttattataatatttcctttaaagatttatattaatagtgaaagagtctatattataaataaagatatattaattaagaacagAATCTGGTATATAATTTAGCAGAACTATTAGCAAATcagtcataatatattaatctgaTGGATTAGGTTCAAACAGGATTTTCAATTAGAATTCATCATTAGGCAAAttctactattttataaattattgaatgggctttatttatttttttaaatctattactGGAATATGTAATCCTAATTACCTCATCAGGAAGTTTTTCTCcatcatataatacaataacatcATTTTCAATAGGTTTGTTATTTCCAAGTTTCTCCTCAATTTTAGCTTGAATTTCCTTTGTTTCAGTTTCTATTCTTTTGTAGCAATTTCCTAAAAAATTAGATTAGATTGTAATGGTAAGGTAAAAGCAAATGCTACCGAATATAAAGATAGACACAATATGGCATTCACAttcgattttatatttcttatattcatacattattataatcatatatttaaaatgaagaaaaaagttttttttaaattatatttgataaatataccaCAAAGGCGTCCACGCTCATGGTGATGTCCACATTCATTACATACTGCTATGTTGGTTTTCGGTACAAGCATTTTCCAAACATAATCTGGGCTTCCAAACTTCCTTTTCCACCTTTTTTCTACAGTCCGTCTAAACTTTGGTACAGCTAGGAAAATACCATCTCCAACAAGATCTTTCAGAGTAAATTTAGTCGATTGACGCGGTACTTGCTTCTGATGAGCATAAGCTAAGGCCAGttctaaaagaaaataacaagaATAGTATAAGAATTGCCAGAAAATAGGGATAATGTTTTAGATTATAATGATTTAACATACCTTTTGGAGGATAACCAAATGATTGTATAATGTTTCTttctaaatttttcaaaatattgattACATATGTGAGACGAGGAATCATTTTGATCtgaaaacgtaattttttatttaaaactagattttttacagtgctataaataaaaacacattgtagaaactgtaaataaaattatatcaaataatttaatttgctgatgatataataataatcaatttaaaaaaaatactaatttgcTCATGACTGCGGCGTTCAcaagatacaaataaatatgaaacttaATAACAATCTTTATAACCTAATATGATTAAccattaaattcatttaacaaTAAGAAGTCCTCGTTGCTTAAAAACTAGTATTACCTCGTAGAAAAATACtcgattattaatataatacagttaatatttttaagggatCACTCATAacctatattttttagtatccAAAGAGAATGGAATCTTAATTCTTAACAATATCCAAAT includes:
- the LOC125065370 gene encoding 39S ribosomal protein L32, mitochondrial; translation: MIPRLTYVINILKNLERNIIQSFGYPPKELALAYAHQKQVPRQSTKFTLKDLVGDGIFLAVPKFRRTVEKRWKRKFGSPDYVWKMLVPKTNIAVCNECGHHHERGRLCGNCYKRIETETKEIQAKIEEKLGNNKPIENDVIVLYDGEKLPDETKEFWQGKRIVEMKKERPQWFSKNLLQKTTQQPSDSKDVKPTDLA